In a genomic window of Feifania hominis:
- a CDS encoding FtsX-like permease family protein yields MSRSFLKDIFREIWKTRTRFLSIFAIVALGVGFFAGIKATGPDMKLTADTFFKENNLMDMRLVSTYGFTEDDVQALRSLSVVEGLMPSYSVDAVVTGDGAGRVVRLHAYPETRGEGDPDYINRPVLKAGRYPEKPGECLIEANGDVVSGFTGGSKSGLSIGDVLELESGDSENPITDSLRHSSYTIVGMVESPYYISFERGNTTIGSGSVTYYAMLPESEFKTEVYTEVYLTVRGTADVKSYEQEYAALLKKARVNIEAVGERREIERYEEIVAEAREKIDDAKLELADGEKTQQEELSKARRELDDAREELRDGERELADAQREFDEKIADAEQQLADARQELADGETEYADGVAEYEKGLAEYNEGVADFEEGRLEYLDAKAKADIEIPKAEAEIADAERQIYEAVMSIDAGWRKVSAGWDEIAANEEKLRQGQTALEQGQQLLASLRVVAAAPTAVSDEQAAAIVAGASAYEPTLGAFVQSYIEQAKAGTLDPGAAVVFGGMLDGMETQLDTQQQTIDRGWTEINSARSQLESAARSLESGERELKKAREELAEGKAELEENKKKLDDARIEIEDAERELSEAKTELDDAKKKLADARQELDDGYVTLAEKTAEFEDEKARGESELKKARNDLAEGRRELADGEREYEDGKRESDQEIADAKAEIADAEQELAELKTPVWYYYDRSDNAGAKGYYDNADRINAIAQIFPLFFLVVAALVCLTTMTRMVEEQRTQIGTVKALGYGKFAIASKYVLYAVVASLLGSAVGLAVGFWLFPTVIFNAYGIMYQLPDVLTPFHGGLALISTAAAVACTVVSALAACYRELATEPAQLMRPKAPKAGKRIFLERIGFLWNHLGFIQKVTARNLFRYKKRMLMTVVGIAGCAALMLTGFGVKDSINDIIAVQFDEIFHYDLMVILNDEQDGANEVRASVERDDRVGSSMLMLQDTYDAVADTGTMEVNLFVPQSGELLGQFVTMRERRSETPVAFDDTGAVITEKLATQLDLSPGDRISLRDSTGKSVEVPISGVMENYTYHYVFLSPALYESCFGEPPAFNGLTITMADGHAGEQEALSKDLLLDDAVLTATSTADIRDQFGDVIRSLDMVVIVLIVAAGALAFVVLYNLTNINVTERIREIATIKVLGFYDREVSAYVYRENMALTLIGTVAGLFGGVLLHHFVIVTAEIDIVMFGRQIQPMSYLYAAVMTFVFAIVVNLVMHQRLKKVSMVESLKSVE; encoded by the coding sequence GTGAGCAGGTCATTTCTCAAGGACATCTTCCGCGAAATCTGGAAGACGCGCACGCGCTTTCTGTCCATCTTTGCCATTGTGGCGCTGGGGGTCGGCTTCTTTGCGGGCATCAAGGCCACAGGGCCCGATATGAAGCTCACGGCGGACACCTTTTTCAAAGAGAACAACCTGATGGATATGCGTCTCGTATCGACCTACGGCTTCACCGAGGACGATGTGCAGGCGCTTCGTTCGCTTTCGGTGGTCGAGGGGCTGATGCCCTCCTACTCGGTGGATGCGGTGGTCACGGGCGACGGCGCGGGGCGCGTCGTACGGCTTCACGCCTACCCGGAGACCCGCGGCGAGGGGGATCCCGACTACATCAACCGACCGGTTCTCAAGGCCGGACGCTACCCGGAGAAGCCGGGCGAGTGTCTCATTGAGGCAAACGGCGATGTGGTCAGCGGCTTTACAGGGGGCTCGAAGAGCGGCCTTTCCATCGGCGATGTGCTCGAGCTGGAGTCGGGCGACTCCGAGAATCCCATCACCGACTCGCTGCGCCACAGCAGCTACACCATCGTCGGCATGGTTGAGTCGCCCTATTACATCTCGTTTGAGCGCGGCAACACCACAATCGGCAGCGGCAGTGTCACCTACTACGCCATGCTGCCCGAGTCGGAGTTCAAGACTGAGGTCTACACCGAAGTCTACCTGACTGTCCGGGGCACGGCGGACGTCAAAAGCTACGAGCAGGAGTATGCCGCGCTGCTGAAAAAAGCCCGCGTCAACATTGAGGCCGTGGGTGAGCGCCGCGAGATTGAGCGCTATGAGGAAATCGTCGCTGAGGCACGCGAGAAGATCGACGATGCAAAACTCGAGCTCGCCGACGGCGAGAAGACCCAGCAGGAGGAGCTTTCCAAGGCGCGCCGCGAACTTGACGATGCGAGAGAAGAGCTGCGCGACGGGGAGAGGGAGCTCGCCGACGCACAGCGGGAGTTTGACGAGAAGATTGCCGATGCCGAGCAGCAGCTCGCCGACGCCCGGCAGGAGCTCGCCGACGGCGAGACGGAATATGCCGACGGCGTCGCCGAATACGAGAAGGGCCTCGCGGAGTACAACGAGGGCGTCGCCGACTTTGAAGAGGGGCGGCTTGAGTACCTGGATGCCAAGGCCAAGGCGGATATAGAGATTCCAAAGGCCGAGGCGGAGATCGCAGACGCGGAGCGCCAGATCTACGAGGCTGTGATGAGCATCGACGCCGGCTGGCGCAAGGTCAGCGCAGGCTGGGATGAAATAGCGGCCAACGAAGAGAAGCTGCGGCAGGGCCAGACAGCTCTGGAACAGGGCCAGCAGCTTCTCGCCTCGCTGCGCGTCGTCGCGGCGGCGCCCACCGCCGTTTCCGATGAGCAGGCGGCTGCGATTGTGGCCGGTGCGTCGGCCTACGAGCCGACGCTCGGCGCCTTTGTTCAGAGCTACATCGAGCAGGCGAAAGCGGGCACACTGGATCCCGGCGCCGCCGTGGTGTTCGGCGGGATGCTCGACGGGATGGAGACGCAGCTCGACACGCAGCAGCAGACCATTGACAGAGGCTGGACTGAGATCAACAGCGCGCGCTCACAGCTTGAGAGCGCCGCGCGCAGCCTGGAGTCGGGCGAGCGGGAGCTCAAAAAGGCCCGCGAGGAGCTTGCCGAGGGCAAGGCGGAACTGGAGGAGAACAAGAAGAAGCTCGACGACGCCCGCATTGAGATCGAAGACGCCGAGCGGGAGCTCAGCGAGGCCAAAACCGAGCTTGACGACGCGAAGAAGAAGCTTGCCGATGCCCGACAGGAACTCGACGACGGCTATGTGACGCTTGCGGAGAAGACGGCGGAGTTTGAAGACGAAAAGGCCAGGGGTGAGAGTGAACTCAAAAAGGCCCGAAACGATCTCGCCGAGGGCCGCCGAGAGCTCGCCGACGGCGAGCGGGAGTATGAGGACGGCAAGCGCGAGTCGGACCAGGAGATCGCCGATGCAAAGGCGGAGATTGCCGACGCCGAGCAGGAGCTTGCCGAGCTCAAGACGCCGGTGTGGTACTACTACGACCGCAGCGACAACGCGGGTGCAAAGGGTTACTACGACAACGCCGACCGCATCAACGCCATCGCACAGATTTTTCCGCTGTTCTTTCTAGTGGTGGCGGCGCTCGTGTGCCTGACCACCATGACCCGCATGGTGGAGGAGCAGCGCACCCAGATTGGTACAGTCAAGGCTCTCGGCTATGGGAAATTTGCCATCGCGTCAAAGTATGTGCTCTATGCGGTGGTCGCGAGTCTGCTTGGCAGTGCGGTGGGACTCGCAGTGGGATTCTGGCTCTTCCCGACGGTCATCTTCAACGCCTACGGCATCATGTACCAGCTGCCTGACGTGCTCACGCCTTTCCACGGCGGCCTTGCGCTCATCTCCACCGCTGCGGCTGTGGCCTGTACGGTTGTCTCGGCGCTCGCTGCCTGCTACAGAGAGCTTGCGACCGAGCCTGCGCAGCTGATGCGCCCGAAAGCGCCCAAGGCGGGCAAACGGATCTTTCTTGAGCGAATCGGCTTTCTCTGGAATCATCTGGGCTTCATTCAGAAAGTGACGGCGCGCAACCTCTTCCGCTACAAAAAGCGCATGCTGATGACGGTTGTCGGTATTGCCGGGTGCGCCGCGCTGATGCTCACAGGCTTCGGCGTCAAGGACTCGATCAACGACATCATCGCCGTACAGTTCGACGAGATCTTTCACTACGATCTCATGGTGATTTTAAACGATGAGCAGGACGGCGCGAACGAAGTGCGTGCGAGCGTCGAACGAGACGACAGAGTCGGCTCGAGCATGCTCATGCTGCAGGACACCTATGACGCGGTCGCGGATACCGGCACGATGGAGGTCAACCTCTTTGTGCCGCAGAGCGGCGAGCTGCTGGGGCAGTTTGTCACCATGCGCGAGCGGCGCTCCGAGACGCCGGTCGCCTTTGACGACACCGGTGCGGTCATCACAGAGAAGCTCGCGACACAGCTTGATCTCAGCCCGGGCGACCGGATTTCGCTTCGTGACAGCACGGGAAAAAGCGTGGAGGTGCCCATTTCGGGTGTGATGGAAAACTACACCTACCACTATGTGTTTCTCTCACCGGCGCTCTATGAGAGCTGTTTCGGTGAGCCGCCCGCGTTCAACGGTCTGACCATCACAATGGCCGACGGCCATGCGGGCGAGCAGGAGGCTCTCTCGAAAGACCTGCTGCTCGACGATGCCGTGCTCACCGCGACGAGCACGGCCGACATCCGCGATCAGTTCGGCGACGTTATCAGGAGCCTTGACATGGTGGTCATCGTGCTGATTGTGGCGGCGGGTGCGCTCGCATTCGTGGTACTCTACAATCTGACCAACATCAATGTGACCGAGCGAATCCGCGAGATAGCGACCATCAAGGTGCTCGGGTTTTACGACCGGGAGGTTTCGGCCTATGTCTACCGGGAGAACATGGCGCTGACCCTGATCGGCACCGTTGCAGGGCTCTTTGGGGGCGTGCTGCTGCACCACTTTGTCATTGTCACAGCCGAGATCGACATTGTGATGTTCGGCCGTCAGATTCAGCCCATGAGCTATCTGTATGCGGCGGTGATGACTTTTGTATTTGCCATTGTGGTCAACCTGGTGATGCACCAGAGACTCAAAAAGGTCAGCATGGTCGAATCACTCAAATCAGTGGAATAA
- a CDS encoding substrate-binding domain-containing protein → MKNAKKLTALLLAAALAAGFSGCAPKQEPSQPDGTFVFTQDNYPRMGGSLAALPLGEAVTASVLGIDRESAGQLIVFEGSTTDNYKALVDGTFDILLAYEPSQEAKEYAEEQGFEWEMTPVGRDALVFITGEDNPIDSLSTEQIKDIYRGKLKSWSEVGGSQSEIIPYQRNKDSGSQTLFDKLIDLGDELMDAPTDKVIGSMIGLLEVVADYENSKDALGYTVYYYLTNMETDKLSRSKILSVDGVAPSNETIASKEYPYTNDFYVVIPKGKAQDDPVYILYDWIRSAQGLELVEREGYVPVK, encoded by the coding sequence ATGAAAAACGCGAAGAAACTCACGGCGCTTCTGCTTGCGGCAGCGCTCGCGGCGGGATTTTCGGGCTGCGCGCCAAAACAGGAGCCCTCACAGCCCGACGGAACCTTTGTATTCACACAGGACAATTACCCCAGGATGGGCGGATCGCTGGCGGCGCTGCCGCTCGGCGAGGCGGTGACGGCCTCTGTTCTCGGCATCGACCGGGAGTCGGCGGGCCAACTCATCGTGTTTGAGGGGTCGACCACCGACAATTACAAGGCTCTGGTCGACGGCACCTTTGACATTCTGCTGGCCTATGAGCCGTCGCAGGAGGCGAAAGAGTACGCCGAGGAGCAGGGCTTCGAGTGGGAGATGACGCCGGTTGGCCGCGACGCGCTGGTGTTTATCACAGGCGAGGACAACCCGATCGACTCTCTGAGCACCGAGCAGATCAAAGACATCTACCGCGGCAAACTCAAGAGCTGGAGCGAGGTGGGCGGCTCGCAGAGTGAGATCATCCCCTACCAGAGAAACAAGGACAGCGGCAGCCAGACGCTCTTTGACAAGCTGATCGACCTCGGTGACGAACTGATGGACGCCCCCACCGACAAGGTCATCGGCTCGATGATCGGTCTGCTCGAGGTGGTCGCCGACTATGAAAACTCCAAAGATGCGCTCGGCTACACGGTCTATTACTATCTGACCAACATGGAGACTGACAAGCTCTCGCGCTCAAAGATTCTCAGTGTTGACGGTGTTGCGCCGAGCAACGAGACCATCGCCTCAAAGGAGTATCCCTACACCAACGACTTCTACGTTGTCATTCCGAAAGGGAAAGCGCAGGACGACCCTGTCTACATCCTCTACGACTGGATTCGCTCGGCGCAGGGTCTCGAGCTCGTGGAGCGAGAGGGCTATGTGCCGGTGAAATAA
- a CDS encoding AI-2E family transporter, whose translation MKFERNNRYFQIALYAFGVIAASTLLALFLMNYSYFSSRFAAFFALLTPFVYGFVFSYLLNPCLNFVERKLLCRVDKPRLKRVLGLILTYLFVLLLIAVFLYIVAPQIGTSLAGLVSSTPAYLRQFEIFLNTTVRELLENLSIDAATIERIITPAEEIFAKVGTYLLDNIPQILNFTLAVTSGLKNFALGFIISMYMLYSRERFIAQSKKITYAILPKKRADGAMGLFRFVHKTFSGFITAKLVDSAIIGVLCFIGMSILRIPYAPVISLIVGITNVIPYFGPFIGAIPSIIIVFFESPIKAVIFAVFILVLQQFDGNVLGPRLMSNSTGISAFWVIFAVLVFGGQFGLVGMFIGVPAFAVLFTIVRSIIESRLKKKNMPVSTASYMVPGEIEPVKTTSEEPRP comes from the coding sequence ATGAAATTTGAGAGAAACAACCGCTATTTTCAAATTGCGCTTTACGCCTTTGGCGTGATTGCGGCGTCCACGCTGCTGGCACTGTTTTTGATGAACTACTCCTACTTCAGCAGCCGCTTTGCGGCCTTTTTCGCGCTGCTCACGCCCTTTGTGTATGGCTTTGTCTTCTCCTATCTGCTCAACCCCTGCCTGAATTTCGTCGAGCGAAAGCTGCTTTGCCGGGTGGACAAGCCGCGGCTCAAGCGCGTGCTCGGGCTGATCCTGACGTATTTGTTCGTCCTGCTGCTCATCGCGGTGTTTCTCTATATCGTGGCGCCCCAGATCGGCACAAGTCTCGCGGGGCTTGTCTCTTCGACGCCAGCCTATCTGCGCCAGTTTGAAATCTTTCTCAACACCACCGTGCGCGAGCTTCTCGAAAACCTGTCCATCGACGCGGCGACCATCGAGCGCATCATCACCCCCGCAGAGGAGATCTTCGCAAAAGTCGGAACCTATCTGCTCGACAACATCCCCCAAATTCTCAACTTCACTCTCGCCGTGACATCGGGGCTGAAGAACTTCGCTCTCGGCTTCATCATCTCCATGTACATGCTCTACAGCCGCGAGCGGTTCATCGCCCAGTCAAAGAAGATCACCTATGCCATTCTGCCGAAAAAACGGGCAGATGGCGCAATGGGTCTCTTCCGCTTTGTTCACAAAACATTCTCCGGCTTCATCACGGCCAAGCTCGTCGACTCGGCCATCATCGGTGTGCTCTGCTTTATCGGCATGAGCATTCTGCGCATCCCCTACGCGCCGGTCATCAGCCTCATCGTCGGCATCACCAACGTCATTCCCTATTTTGGCCCTTTCATCGGCGCAATTCCGAGCATCATCATCGTCTTCTTCGAGAGCCCGATCAAAGCGGTGATCTTCGCCGTCTTCATCCTTGTGCTGCAGCAGTTTGACGGCAATGTGCTCGGGCCCCGGCTGATGAGCAACTCGACCGGTATCTCGGCTTTCTGGGTCATCTTTGCGGTTCTGGTCTTCGGCGGTCAGTTCGGCCTTGTCGGCATGTTCATCGGCGTGCCTGCCTTTGCCGTGCTCTTCACCATTGTGCGCTCGATCATTGAGAGCCGTCTGAAAAAGAAAAACATGCCCGTCTCCACTGCAAGCTATATGGTCCCCGGTGAGATCGAGCCCGTCAAAACAACCAGTGAGGAGCCTCGTCCATGA
- a CDS encoding YcdB/YcdC domain-containing protein has translation MKKYLAILLSVVLLCGAALPAGAAQEDVKTRLAAVTSAVKNTLGIGDEYDEFYGELEEGTLSPCWRLQWSAQGRSLTVQALESGKVLTYRYSDDFAESGGRGFAPSFPKMSREEAHAAAMTFLGTVLEKPIESVSLEENDTVGSLGTTRYYFSGTVLLNGLPSPLSVSISVRAADGKIVHFRRDDVSEQHIGGIPSAVPAASAQHAGELLKQKLSLRLEYVLSDEGNRAVLRYLPERGDEYLVDAATGELVNVSERYEDAIKSSPGAGGATNESTADLGLSESELDGIEKLDGVLTKQQLDAKARGIDALGLSGYTLANVSYSVDRETADVSARLQYAKKTDNGIWRRNVTQNARTGALLAVSSSAPYEENAARPVSFSAAQTTAEAFLREQCGEAFAKSALYASSDARDDKYTMFHSLTYAHRHEGYFLPANSITVGVDASDGSISTYYSDFDLEVTFDSAEGIVSQDEALAAYFATFAVELGYRSLPEKIDLSAPDYRPLAETGYGYLYRLKLAYTLESDRTVRGIDAKTGEAIFYESVSRAITYDDLGAAYPQIETLAKYGVGYLGGSFRPNEALTQRDLLALLTSTQGHLFDPAGGEQELESLYEVAYNMGLLTRAERDPNRLMTRAETVRLLLDSAGYGEVAKLPGIFRCSFRDAANIPEDVLGYAAIAQGLGVVHGDGAGNFAPARTATRAEAAFMLYNYLSR, from the coding sequence ATGAAAAAGTATCTGGCAATTCTACTTTCGGTGGTGCTTCTCTGCGGCGCAGCGCTTCCGGCCGGCGCTGCGCAGGAGGATGTGAAGACCCGCCTTGCCGCCGTGACGAGCGCTGTGAAGAACACGCTCGGCATCGGCGACGAGTACGACGAGTTTTACGGCGAGCTCGAGGAGGGTACTCTGAGCCCGTGCTGGCGGCTTCAGTGGAGCGCGCAGGGGCGCTCGCTCACCGTGCAGGCGCTCGAGTCGGGCAAGGTGCTCACCTACCGCTACTCCGATGATTTCGCAGAGAGCGGCGGGCGGGGCTTTGCGCCCTCGTTTCCCAAGATGAGCAGGGAGGAGGCCCACGCGGCGGCCATGACCTTTTTGGGTACGGTGCTTGAAAAGCCGATCGAGAGCGTCTCGCTTGAGGAAAACGACACGGTCGGCTCCCTCGGCACCACCCGGTACTACTTCAGCGGAACCGTTTTACTCAATGGTCTGCCCTCGCCGCTGTCCGTCTCCATCTCGGTGCGCGCGGCGGACGGAAAGATTGTACACTTCCGCCGTGACGACGTAAGCGAGCAGCACATCGGCGGCATCCCGTCGGCTGTGCCGGCAGCGAGCGCACAACACGCGGGGGAACTGCTTAAACAGAAGCTCTCGCTGCGCCTTGAGTATGTTCTGTCGGATGAGGGGAACCGGGCCGTGCTGCGCTATCTGCCTGAGAGAGGCGACGAGTATCTGGTCGACGCCGCGACCGGCGAGCTTGTCAATGTCAGCGAGCGCTATGAGGACGCGATAAAATCGTCTCCCGGCGCCGGCGGCGCGACCAATGAGTCGACAGCCGACCTGGGTCTCAGCGAGTCGGAACTCGACGGAATCGAGAAACTTGACGGCGTGCTGACAAAGCAGCAGCTCGACGCCAAAGCGAGGGGCATCGACGCGCTGGGACTGTCCGGCTACACGCTGGCGAATGTCTCCTACTCGGTGGACCGGGAGACGGCAGACGTGTCGGCCCGCCTGCAGTATGCCAAAAAGACGGACAACGGCATCTGGCGCAGGAACGTCACCCAAAACGCCAGAACCGGCGCGCTTTTGGCGGTTTCCAGCAGCGCTCCCTATGAGGAGAATGCCGCCCGCCCGGTGAGCTTTTCTGCCGCTCAGACCACAGCCGAGGCCTTTCTGCGTGAGCAGTGCGGCGAGGCTTTTGCAAAATCTGCGCTCTATGCAAGCAGCGATGCGAGAGACGACAAATACACGATGTTTCACTCGCTGACCTATGCGCATCGGCACGAGGGCTACTTCCTGCCCGCCAACAGCATCACGGTCGGCGTGGATGCGAGCGACGGCTCCATCTCAACCTACTATAGTGATTTTGATCTTGAAGTGACCTTTGACAGCGCCGAGGGCATTGTCTCGCAGGACGAGGCACTCGCGGCCTATTTCGCCACGTTTGCGGTGGAGCTCGGCTACCGCAGTCTGCCGGAGAAGATCGACCTCTCGGCGCCGGACTACAGACCGCTCGCCGAGACGGGCTACGGCTACCTCTATCGTCTGAAGCTCGCCTACACGCTCGAGAGCGACAGGACGGTGCGCGGTATAGACGCCAAGACTGGCGAGGCCATCTTTTATGAGAGTGTGAGCCGGGCGATCACCTACGACGACCTCGGCGCCGCCTATCCCCAGATTGAGACGCTCGCAAAATATGGCGTCGGATATCTCGGCGGCAGCTTCCGTCCCAACGAAGCGCTCACCCAGCGCGATCTTCTCGCGCTGCTGACGAGTACACAGGGCCATCTCTTTGACCCGGCGGGCGGGGAGCAGGAGCTCGAGAGCCTCTACGAAGTCGCTTACAACATGGGGCTTCTCACCCGGGCCGAGCGCGATCCGAACCGGCTGATGACCCGGGCCGAGACGGTGCGCCTGCTGCTTGACAGCGCGGGGTATGGGGAGGTCGCGAAGCTCCCGGGTATCTTCCGCTGCTCTTTCCGGGATGCCGCGAACATCCCGGAGGACGTGCTCGGCTATGCGGCCATTGCCCAGGGGCTCGGCGTGGTGCACGGCGACGGTGCGGGCAATTTTGCCCCCGCGCGCACCGCCACCCGGGCGGAGGCGGCTTTCATGCTCTACAACTATTTGAGCCGATAG
- a CDS encoding WG repeat-containing protein, translated as MICLLAAALLLSCVGCTGQPANDSPDETPTTAFHLTRLPDLEPYEGVREISSRYYEEYTDHLIPRDDYGELYPYAGKIIGEGTWEVQAIYGLCDAQGRIVVDPVYRSVHVREDSEGNRIISASLLMDEENATESDYTELTVVIDGQGRWSLGPQAGYLGYFGNGKFAFCRSAWEDDLYLTYSTLYSLEDAQPLFPEIQGYLDYAMDEFYVVSGPVDEENYGYRFYREDGTPVESPAFRSIGSLEQGRATVMLREGQWGILDENFNWVVEPQYQYIQSNGAGLYTVQTQTGYGVIDADGREILPAEYDYVSFWNGDTTVSVCKNGVYSLFDTVSNTFLELPNHSQAASSTGGNVFYQRINDGIDVFTSEGQFHIDGGEYVSYCGEQLPLIVTMISSATDEGYTQDVMLVDRQGNQVGPLFHDCYAYVLNDAILVSDTGSGRTGLIDAEGNFLISQNYRSIRDLGNGYFDVQGALYSGIVDLEENWIIRIPTTTLD; from the coding sequence GTGATCTGCCTGCTGGCCGCCGCACTGCTTTTGAGCTGTGTGGGCTGCACCGGGCAGCCTGCAAACGACAGCCCGGATGAGACGCCGACGACGGCGTTTCATCTGACACGCCTGCCGGATCTCGAGCCCTATGAGGGCGTGCGGGAGATCAGCAGCCGCTACTATGAGGAGTATACCGATCACCTCATCCCGCGCGACGACTACGGTGAGCTCTACCCCTACGCGGGCAAGATTATCGGCGAGGGAACCTGGGAGGTGCAGGCCATCTATGGCCTGTGCGACGCGCAGGGTCGCATTGTGGTGGATCCGGTCTATCGCAGTGTCCATGTAAGGGAGGACAGCGAGGGCAATCGGATCATCAGCGCAAGTCTTCTGATGGATGAGGAAAACGCGACCGAGTCCGATTACACGGAGCTCACCGTCGTGATAGACGGGCAGGGCCGCTGGTCCCTTGGGCCGCAGGCAGGCTATCTCGGTTACTTTGGTAACGGGAAATTCGCTTTTTGCCGCTCGGCTTGGGAGGATGATCTCTATCTCACCTACAGCACACTCTACTCCCTTGAGGATGCACAGCCCCTCTTTCCTGAAATACAGGGCTATCTCGACTACGCGATGGATGAGTTTTACGTGGTCAGCGGCCCGGTTGACGAGGAGAATTACGGCTACCGCTTCTACCGGGAGGACGGCACACCGGTGGAATCTCCCGCGTTTCGCTCCATCGGCTCTCTGGAACAGGGACGCGCGACTGTCATGCTGCGGGAGGGCCAGTGGGGAATCCTCGATGAAAACTTCAACTGGGTTGTCGAGCCGCAATATCAATACATCCAGTCGAACGGCGCAGGACTCTATACCGTTCAGACGCAGACAGGATACGGTGTGATAGACGCCGACGGAAGAGAGATTCTGCCGGCCGAGTATGACTACGTCAGCTTCTGGAACGGCGACACAACGGTCAGCGTGTGCAAAAATGGCGTCTACTCGCTCTTTGACACGGTGAGCAATACCTTTCTTGAGCTGCCGAACCACAGCCAGGCAGCGAGCTCCACAGGGGGCAATGTCTTCTACCAGAGGATCAACGACGGCATTGACGTCTTCACGTCCGAGGGACAATTTCACATCGACGGCGGCGAGTATGTGAGTTACTGCGGCGAGCAGCTGCCTCTGATTGTGACAATGATTTCGTCCGCCACCGACGAGGGCTATACACAGGATGTCATGCTCGTCGACCGGCAGGGCAATCAGGTCGGTCCGCTGTTTCACGACTGCTATGCCTACGTCTTGAATGATGCCATTCTTGTGAGCGATACGGGCAGCGGCCGCACAGGGTTGATCGACGCCGAGGGGAATTTTCTGATCTCGCAGAACTACCGCTCCATCCGCGACCTCGGAAACGGGTACTTTGATGTGCAGGGTGCGCTCTACTCGGGGATTGTTGACCTTGAGGAGAACTGGATTATCCGAATTCCCACAACAACATTGGACTAG
- a CDS encoding ABC transporter ATP-binding protein has translation MSSFVTLQDVYKRYRMGEVTITASDGVSFSIEKGEFAVVVGQSGAGKTTILNILGGMDTCDEGVVLVDGEDISKYTPRRMTTYRRYDIGFVFQFYNLVQNLTARENVELASQICRNPIPADEVLRSVGLGERLSNFPAQLSGGEQQRVAIARALAKRPKLLLCDEPTGALDDETGKTILKLLQDTCRESGMTVIVITHNQAITPMADRVIKMKNSKVRSVTLNPEPLPVERIEW, from the coding sequence ATGAGCAGTTTTGTCACGTTACAGGATGTCTATAAGCGCTACCGGATGGGCGAGGTGACCATCACGGCGTCCGACGGCGTGAGCTTTTCCATTGAAAAGGGCGAATTCGCGGTCGTGGTGGGTCAGAGTGGCGCGGGAAAGACGACGATTCTCAATATCCTCGGCGGCATGGATACCTGCGACGAGGGCGTGGTTCTTGTGGACGGTGAGGACATCAGCAAGTACACCCCCCGCAGGATGACGACTTACCGCCGCTATGACATCGGCTTTGTGTTTCAGTTTTACAACCTGGTGCAGAATCTCACGGCACGCGAGAATGTCGAACTCGCAAGCCAGATCTGCCGCAACCCGATCCCGGCAGACGAGGTGCTGCGCAGCGTGGGCCTCGGCGAGCGGCTCTCAAACTTTCCGGCGCAGCTCTCGGGCGGTGAACAGCAGCGCGTCGCCATTGCCCGCGCTCTCGCAAAGCGGCCGAAGCTGCTGCTGTGCGACGAGCCGACAGGCGCGCTCGACGATGAGACCGGTAAGACCATTTTAAAGCTGCTGCAGGACACCTGCCGCGAGAGTGGTATGACCGTGATTGTCATCACTCACAACCAGGCGATCACCCCCATGGCCGACCGCGTAATCAAAATGAAAAACAGCAAGGTTCGCAGCGTCACATTGAATCCCGAGCCCCTGCCGGTGGAAAGGATTGAATGGTAA